The genomic region TTTTTAAAGGGTTTCCCCTCTCGCACTTCCTTTCCCCAAAGTATTATTTAAAGTTCCGGCGCGGCAGGGGGCACGAGGCAGACGAAGACGAGCGGTTCGTCGCCGGTATTTTGCATCTGGTGGACGGCGTTTGGCGGGATGTAGACCACCGAGCCGGGGCCGATGTCCTTTCGCACGCCGTCGCATTCCACCCAGCCCCGGCCGGAATGCACGAACTGCTGGTGTTCCCAGGGATGGCTATGGGCCGGGATGACACCGCCCTTGGCCATCTCGATGACGCGCATGCAGAAATTGTCCGCGCCGTCGGCCTTGCCGATGACCACCCGGCCCGTCACGCCGCGCATGGTGGCGGCGGTCAGTTCCCGGGCCGGGACCTCGTCGAATGTGATGCACTTCATGATGGTTCTCGCTCCCTTCCGTTACGACTTGCCCGCCCGGACAGCCTTGGAGCCTGTCGCGACGCGGGGTTGCCTTCGGGGTACACGCCGCGCCCCGAAACGACAAGCGGCTGCCCGTATGCAGGCCGGCCGCCGAAACATGTCCCCGGAGCTTTCCTTTCCGCAGGGCATTGGCTAGCATACGACAACGCTACTTCCCTGCCCGGAGTTATCGCATGCCCCGCATCAGACCAGCATTCGTCCTGCTCCTTATCCTGGCCCTGACCGCCTGCGCGCCCAAGCCCCAAACCCGGCACGATGCCGGCAAGGGCAAGTCCACAGCCAAAGCAGCCGCGCCGGATTCTCCCTCCCAGCCGGGCCACCGGGTCGTCCTTGGCGAGCCGTTGCCGCCCGGTGCGCCCATAACGTCGGCCCCCGCGCCGCAACCGCCCGTTGCGGTTCCCCCTGCCGTCCAGACGCCGCCGCCGGCCCCTCTGGCCCAAGCTCCCCTAGCCCCCTCCCCGGTCGCCCAGGCCCCGGTCCAGCAGGCGGCTTCAGCGCAGCAGCCGGCCGCGCCGGCGCCCGCCGCCACGCCCCAGGGCGTTCCCATGTTCGGCGAAGCGTCTCCCCAAACACCGGGGATGGCCGTGCCCACGGGTTTTGGCGGGCTGGCCTGGGGAGTCTCGGTGAAATCGAATCCCGGCCTGGCCGTTTATGAGGTGGACAAGGGCGTGGACGTGGTCACCTGCATCTGGCCCCAGGGCCCCAAGGACATTGCCGGCGCGCCCATCCGCGACGCCTTTTACGAATTTTTCAAAGACCGCTTCTATCACGTGTGGATCGATTTCGACGGCATGGCCGCCTACAAGACGGCCCTGGCCGGCCTCACCAGGGACTTCGGCCCGCCGACCGCCGAGAAGCCGGACCAGTACTACCATTCCTGGACCATCGGCGACGTGAACATCTACTGCGTGTTCCACCCGGCCGAAAACGCGGGTGATGTGAGCTTTTTCTACCAGCCGCTCTACGAGCCCATGATGGCGGCCAAAAAGGCGGCCGCCGCCAAGCACACCCCGAGGAGCCGCAAGAAATGACCGCGCGCGACGCCTACGACCGTCTGGTCGCCCATGGCCGGGCCAGCGCCGACATCGGCGCGGCGCTAAGCCTTCTGTCCTGGGACCAGCAGGTGATGCTGCCCGCCGCCGCCCATGCCGGCCGGGCCGCCCAGATCGGGGAGATGACCGCCATCCTGCACCGCCGGGCCACAGACCCGGCCATGGGCGAGTGGCTGGCGGCCTGCGAAGGATCGGAACTGACCGTCGATCCGGCAAGCCCCGAGGCGGCCAACATCCGCGAATGGCGGCGTGATTACGATCTGGCCGTAAAAATCCCCCAGGATCTGGCCGTGGCCTTGGCCCGGGCGGCAAGCGCCGGTCAGCGGACCTGGGAACTGGCCAGAAAAGACAACGATTTCAAAGCATTTTCCCCGAAACTTAAAGAGCTGCTCGAACTTTCGAGAGCAAAAGCCGAAGCCCTGGGCTACGCCGGCGAAGCCTACGACGCCCTGCTCGACGGTTTCGAACCGGGCGAGACCACGGCCGGCATCACGCCGGTTTTGGCCGAATTGCGCGACGCGACCAGGACCATCATGGATGCGGTGGCGGGCGCGCCGGCTCCAGCCCCCCTGCCAGGAGGCCCGTACCCCCTCGCGGACCAGCAAGCGTTGCTGGCCGAGGTCACCCGGCGCATCGGCTTGCCGCCCGAAGCCTCGCGCCTGGACGTCTCGGCCCACCCCTTTTCGACCATGATCGGCCCGGGCGATGTCCGCATCACCGTGCGCTACGACACAAGCGACTGCACCAAGGCGCTCTTCGGGGCCGTGCACGAGGCCGGGCATTCGCTCTACAGCCTCGGCCACGACACCGGCGACGCCCGCCACGGCACCCCCATGGGCGAACACGTTTCCCTGGGCGTGCATGAGTCCCAGTCCCGGCTTTGGGAAAATCAGGTGGCCCGGTCGCTGCCCTTCTGGGAACATTTCCTGCCGCTGGCCGCATCGCTTTTCCCGCAACTGGCCGGGCTTTCGCCCGAAGCCGCGTTCAAGGCCGTCGGTGCGGCCGCGCCGGGGCTCATCCGCGTGGACGCCGACGAAACGACTTACAACCTGCATATCGTACTGCGATTCGAGCTGGAGCTGGCCCTTGTGCGCGGCGATCTGGCCGTGGCCGACCTGCCAGAGGCCTGGAACGCAAAATCCGAGGAGATTTTGGGCCTGACGCCGCCGGACGACGCTTCCGGCTGTCTGCAGGACGTGCACTGGGCCACCGGGGCCTTCGGCTATTTCCCCACCTACAGCCTGGGCAACATCTACGCCGCCTGCCTGTTCGAGGCGGCGGGCAAGGCCATCCCGGACCTGTCCGAGCGCATGGCGGCCGGGGATTTCGGGACGCTGCTCACTTGGCTGCGCACGAACATCCACGAGAAGGGACGACTTTTTCGCCCGCGCGATTTGATCGCCGCGGCCACGGGGCAGGCCCCGACGGCCGGGCCGCTCATCCGGCATTTGCGGGCCAAGGCGGCGGCCATTTACGGCGTGTGAGCGCCTTTGGGCGCGAAAAAGGGATTGCGGGTCTTTTCCCGACCCACCGTGGTCGACGGGCCATGGCCCGGAAAAATCTCCACAGCCTCGGGGAGGGTCAGGAGCCTGTCCCGGATGGAAGCCAGAAGCAGCGCTCCGTCGCCGTAGGCCGTATCGGTGCGCCCCACGCTGCCGGCAAAAAGCGTATCCCCGGTGAAGGCGACCAGGGAATGCGGGAAGAAATAGGCCATATGGCCCGGCGTATGCCCGGGCACGGGCAAAACCAGGCAGGGCTCGCCGAGAAAAAGATGGCGTCCCGGGGCAATGTCTTCAAAAGAAAAGGAAGGGCTCACCAGCCGGCCGCCCGGCGAAAGGATGCCGTCCCTGGCCAAGAAAGAGTCGGCGGAGGAAGCGTACACCGGCGCGCCCGTCTCCCGGACGAGTCTGGCCACCCCGAGCACATGGTCGTGATGCAGATGCGTAAGCAGCACGGCGACAAGCGTCAGCTTGCGCCTGCCGATCTCCTCCAGCACCAGCCCAGGCCGGCCGCCGCAGTCGACGACAACCGCCCGGCCGTCCTCTTTCCAGAGCAGGTGGGCGTTGACCTCGAGCGGGTCCATGCGAAACGTCCGTATAAACATGCGGTCGCGGAAATTCCGTCCTCCCGGCAGTTCCGCTTGCAATCCCCTTGCCGAACGGTCATGCCGACTTCAGAGGGCCAGCAATGATCCTTTTTCGCGGCAATTGCCAGATGCAGTTTTGCGCCGAGGCGGCAACGGCCGCCGGCCTGCCGGCAGGCTTTGCCTCCCTGGCCTCGCCCGTGACCCTGGCGCGCTCGCCGGGGTTCGTACCGCCGCTTCTGGCGAAGATGATCGCCGCCGCAGGGGTCGGAGAATACCTGCACACCCGGGAGCTTGCCGACCAGTTCCTGCCGCCGCCTGAGAGTCCCCGTCCCGACGTCCTGGTGGTCAATCTCTTCCACGAAAACACGCCCCTTTTCCTGCATGAGCGTGAAGGCCACGCCTTTTACATCGATCCGCGGGCGCTTGACGCCGCGCCGGCCTTCGGCCGCTTCATCAAGCGTCATTACCGCGCCATCGCGCCCAATCCCGCCACCTACCTCGACCGGCTGGCGAACATGCTGCTCGCCTGGCGTGAAGCCTTGCCCGACATTCCCCTTATCGTATGCGGCCGCATGTCCCATTTCCCGGGCCTCGGCCCCTCGCCCCACTCCTATCTGCAAGGCTGGGGCGAGGCCTGCTTCGACGCGGGCCGGGAATTCGCGGCCTGGGCGGCCGATCTTCCAGGCGTCCGTTACCTCGACGCCGACCGGATCATGGCCGGGGTGATGGCCCGTAGCGGCACGCCTGTGGAGGCGCACTTCCCGTTTTTACGCGTTCGACCAGCCGACGACGGGGCGCTGGCCATAAGCCGCGACCTTGAGCATGCCGGCGGGCTGTGGCCGGCGATTGTCGCCAAGGTCGAAGAGGCGCTGGAGACGGGACAAGTGGCCTACGCCCCGGACGAGGCCGTGCCCGCGTCCTGGGACAAACCCTTTGCGCCCGAACGCCTGGACGAAGCGGCCATGCTCCCCCTGCTCATAAGCGGCTCCAACTACAAGGCGGCCCGGGCGGTGGGCCAGTTCTTCTTCCGGCCCGAGACCGACTTCACCGAGCTTTTGGTCACGGCGGCACCGTACATGCCGGTATGCCACAACCTGCTGTCCATGGTGCGGGCCTACGGCCGGTGGCGTAAAAATCCGGTCCTGGCCGGCTGGTGCGAGGCCCATGCCCGCACGGCCGCGACTTTCACGGCCAACGGCGAGGCCTACCGCGAAGAGTACCTGGGAAAAATCGAGGACCTGGCCCGGATGCTTCTTGCCCCCGGGACTGTTTGAGATTATCAAACGCCTCGTTTGACAATTTCAAACCGACCTTGGACGCGGCCCGGAATGGTCCGCCCTATTCTGCGCGGGCGTATCTCGCCCTGATTCAAACCCCAAGTCCTGTCGGCCTGTTATTGCCGCGCCCGCTTTTCACGCGGGGTTTGTGGCATGGTTCGTGCTGCCTGTGGAAAACGCTTGGGGAAGGGCTTTCACTCGCGGGAGTTGTATGATTTTTTTAAACGGGGAGGCGTCAATGCGACGCATCATGTTCTTGCTCATCGTCCTGTGCCTGATCGGGCCGAAAACGGCGTTTCCAGCCAAACATCATTCTTCCGGCAAATTGGCGGTCAAAGCCGCCCTGGTCGCCGACTACGGAACGGGGAAAATTTTCTACAGCCAGGACCCCGACCGGCGCATCGCTCCCGCCTCCGTGACCAAGGTCATGACCATGTACCTGGTTTTCGACATGGTGGCATCCGGCCAGGCCAGCTTCAGCGACAAGGTCAAGGTCAGCCGCCGCGCCGACGCCACGGGCGGTTCCACCATGAACCTGCGGGCCGGGGAAACCGTCACCCTCGACGAACTCATGCGCGGCATGGCCGTGGCCTCGGGCAACGACGCCGCCGTGGCCGTGGCCGAACATTTCGGTGGCGTGCCCGCCTGGGTCAAACGGATGAACGCCAAGGCCCGGCAGCTCGGCATGACCCGCACCACCTTCAAGACCCCCAACGGGCTGCCCGCTCCTGGACAGCTGACCACCGCCCGGGACCTCATGAAGCTGGCCGTCAGCTACCTGCGCCATTATCCCCAGGCCCTGCGCTACCACTCCACCACGACCATCAACCACTGCGGCGCGGTGCACGCCAACACCAACCGTCTGCTCGGCGTGTGCGAAGGCATGGACGGCATCAAGACCGGTTTCGTCAACGCCAGCGGCTTCAACATCATCGCCACGGCCAAGCGCGGCAAGACACGCATCATCGCCGTGGTCCTCGGCGGGCGTTCGAGCCAGGTCCGCAATCGCGAAACCGAACGCATCCTCGACGCCTCCTTCGAGGGCTCGGTGGACAGCATGCTGGCCAAGGCCGACGTTGCCCCGGCCAAGTCTTCGGTCAAAAGGGCCAAGTCGCACCATCGCGGCAAGAAAATCCGCGTGGCCGACTCCGGCCGGCATGAGAAAATCAGCGCCA from Solidesulfovibrio fructosivorans JJ] harbors:
- a CDS encoding MBL fold metallo-hydrolase yields the protein MDPLEVNAHLLWKEDGRAVVVDCGGRPGLVLEEIGRRKLTLVAVLLTHLHHDHVLGVARLVRETGAPVYASSADSFLARDGILSPGGRLVSPSFSFEDIAPGRHLFLGEPCLVLPVPGHTPGHMAYFFPHSLVAFTGDTLFAGSVGRTDTAYGDGALLLASIRDRLLTLPEAVEIFPGHGPSTTVGREKTRNPFFAPKGAHTP
- a CDS encoding D-alanyl-D-alanine carboxypeptidase family protein, which translates into the protein MRRIMFLLIVLCLIGPKTAFPAKHHSSGKLAVKAALVADYGTGKIFYSQDPDRRIAPASVTKVMTMYLVFDMVASGQASFSDKVKVSRRADATGGSTMNLRAGETVTLDELMRGMAVASGNDAAVAVAEHFGGVPAWVKRMNAKARQLGMTRTTFKTPNGLPAPGQLTTARDLMKLAVSYLRHYPQALRYHSTTTINHCGAVHANTNRLLGVCEGMDGIKTGFVNASGFNIIATAKRGKTRIIAVVLGGRSSQVRNRETERILDASFEGSVDSMLAKADVAPAKSSVKRAKSHHRGKKIRVADSGRHEKISAKRGASARIDGHKASVKSSRHKAAKVKKAPSKKRTHTASRSKSKHKKKAGASSRK
- a CDS encoding carboxypeptidase M32, encoding MTARDAYDRLVAHGRASADIGAALSLLSWDQQVMLPAAAHAGRAAQIGEMTAILHRRATDPAMGEWLAACEGSELTVDPASPEAANIREWRRDYDLAVKIPQDLAVALARAASAGQRTWELARKDNDFKAFSPKLKELLELSRAKAEALGYAGEAYDALLDGFEPGETTAGITPVLAELRDATRTIMDAVAGAPAPAPLPGGPYPLADQQALLAEVTRRIGLPPEASRLDVSAHPFSTMIGPGDVRITVRYDTSDCTKALFGAVHEAGHSLYSLGHDTGDARHGTPMGEHVSLGVHESQSRLWENQVARSLPFWEHFLPLAASLFPQLAGLSPEAAFKAVGAAAPGLIRVDADETTYNLHIVLRFELELALVRGDLAVADLPEAWNAKSEEILGLTPPDDASGCLQDVHWATGAFGYFPTYSLGNIYAACLFEAAGKAIPDLSERMAAGDFGTLLTWLRTNIHEKGRLFRPRDLIAAATGQAPTAGPLIRHLRAKAAAIYGV
- a CDS encoding cupin domain-containing protein yields the protein MKCITFDEVPARELTAATMRGVTGRVVIGKADGADNFCMRVIEMAKGGVIPAHSHPWEHQQFVHSGRGWVECDGVRKDIGPGSVVYIPPNAVHQMQNTGDEPLVFVCLVPPAAPEL